The DNA region GACTGGGTTATACTATTTTGTAtttcacttttaaatatatgtttaacATATATATGATGAATgacaaaaaagaagacatttgaCAAAATTTGCTAGAGTAGGCCTACCAATAGGGCTTTGCAATTAGAGAGAGAACCAACCAGCAGTGTCGATACCAGCAAGAAATTCTTGAGTTAtctgagagaaaaagaatgaattgGAGCCAATCTtgtaacaaatggaaaagattGGAATTCGTTTCGGGAATTAGGAGactattctattttttttgtttgttatgttaaatcttttattatatttataatttgttatttttgcaATGTGAATGGTTTTTGTGTAAACATTGTGGTTTTCTGCAAGTTGTGTTTTAAgctatgtgtttttttgtgtgtgtttcaagtgtttcagttttaaaaaatcattttaaagcttagtAGATGTGGATGATTATTGATATTTGTTAAAACTTCATATTTCAGTATCGGCATTGGAAAATACAAAAGTGGACATCAATATCAAGGTCACATGAGTATTGTAATTTAtgacagctgttttgtttttattctgaaGAGGACATTTCCTctaattgtaatttattttggACAAGTTCTACCTCTGAAGTGATAACAAGCTTCACTTGAGTTAattgaatattatatatatatatatatatatatatatatatatatatatatatacacacacacacacacacacacacacacacacacacacatatatatatatatatatatatatatatatatatattgaatatataaaCATAGTGGAATGATGGTCATGGGTGATATAAAACAAATCTATATTGTTTACagaaacagtaataaaaatacacatctcATAATATTATCTTAGATATGGTCTTTGGTATTTGGTCTGTGATTTATGCCCTGCACCATCATTGAAGAGGTTTTAAATGCTGCACTGAGCTGTTAGGCCATGGTCAGGTCCTCCATGACATCACCTGCATGTCTTTACAAGACCTCAACCAGAAGCTTAGCAGCTTTTTTGCTGTTTGTGTACTCCAGAACATTCCTCATCTTGGCCTGTTCTGTCTGCTCAGCTTGTACGTTTGCCACCATTTCATCAGTAAGGTTAAGCTGATCAATGATTCTATCAACAGTTTTTACTTTATCAATAAGTTTACCCCGGTTCCTCTTTAAAAAGTCTTTATCTGGAGTATAATAAATTAAGAAACAAGTGAAGAGCagaaggaagagaaggagaaattCATTATGAAATTACTTTAGATTGAAAGTGTAATGTATACCAAAGCCTTTAGTAGTGCGACTTGGTCTTTTTTCATGAATGCCTTAAATGATGTTAGTGGAGCAGGAGTTACCTAGTTCTTGGTCTGAGAAACCGCTTCTCATCGGTTTCTCATCAGTCCTTTTTTGAAGACTAATATTCGTTTCCATACTGAGGACAGAAATCTTACCACCGCTAATGATAGGGACGTAAACACTGCTGGTATCATCTTCAGTAATATTCACTGAGCTACCTGTTGATGAAAAAAGATTTGCATTATAACTTCCAGTGAGCATCCGCATAAACAGCATTGGCTgaatgggatttttaaaaattaaatattcagGATGTATGGTATGGTCATTATTCACACCTGAGCTTTGGCCGGCGATCTGTGGAGCCGCTTTTATTTCTgtgagaaagaggaaagaagaCACTGTGTGAAATAATATTTAGCTATTACATTCATCCAGATACCAGTCATTCTATATTTTGAATAGggggaaatatgattgtttcaTCATGCAGTATGCAGAGTGTTGACAATGTCCCTTAATACTGTATATGCGAAGTATATTATTACTTTCAGTTGTAATAGAGAAGCTGGAAAAAGTATTGCTTCGGATAAATAGGTGCTACCTGTTTGCATGATGTCATTTACATAAGCTAATCGTTGGCTATTTGCTTTAATGCTTTGTTAGAAAAAAAGCATCTGTTACTTAAATATTCCCTAAGTACCTAATAATGATTAGAAGGAGCACAATAATCTGAAATGTTATGCAGATTTAAACATAGAGGTGATTAGTTTATTCAGTAACGTATTATGCTCAGATTGGACTAGCTTATACtaatttgtatttcatttttaatatataaaaaactgtccagttacttttgagcctgtgaaattGGAGGGACTAATTcttaaacagttaatgcaatatttttggtaaacctcttgaattaaagctgaaagacacttcaatcacatcttgattgcttcatttcaaatccattatgGTCGTGTACACAGGCAAATTTATGAAAACTGTGTCTCTGCctaaatacttatggacctgactgtataagCAGAACACTAGGTGAAATGACCACATgactggttgtgtgtgtgtgtgtgtgtgttttagtattTGCTGATTTGGAGATGACGTGTAGCTTGCAGCACTGAGTACAGTGTAACACCGTGTAAATCTCGCTTACCTAAGCAGGTATTTACTGAAGTTATCCACTTCTTGAGCTCCGGGCTGCTTTCATTCACATCGTCTTCTTTCAGCAATTTTAGAAAGTCCATGCACACACTTTGTCCCTTTTGCAACATTAGGTCCAAGAGTTCGGTTATTTGTGTTCCAGGGTTTGAGAGGTTTTTCAGTTTCGTGTATTCATCCATGGTTATCAACTTCCTACATTGGACGTGCTGCAAAATGTATTCGTCTACGCGTAACCATTTAATAAGCTTCACCTTATTACTTGTGATTATGTCCATTCTTCCtgaaatagaaaatgcagaatTTAGTTCAAGTATAAatgtgcaaagaaaaaaatccaataaaCTCCTGACTGTGCACCAGgacccagattcttctccatcaaaaaaaaaaaaaaaaaaaaaacaacaacaaaaaaaacgctcAAAAACGTACTTCTACATAGACTgttttcatgcattttttttcttgcatccCTGctggaacccccccccccccagaaacCCTcaaagaatttgtaatggttttaatggaatctGTAAAtgtccttgtgggtctctactggtaagtGGTTGCCTTCTACTCGTGGCacgttatgtctagtggatacaatTAAgtaccaataatggtaatggttttaatggttagctgatggtttgtaatggtatttgtagtggaaaccattagaatgtctTTGatagtttctattgtttttttttctgcagggaTGTGAGGGCtaaatgcttaaaaatgtgaaaattggacaaataGTTGGAttatatcatgttcacataacttGGCACCTGACGCCTGTTTCACGAAGCAAGTTGAACAAATTCAGAGTTGCAGTCCCTTTTCAAAGTCTCATGTACCAACGAACATCACGCGAAACAGCATGCAAAACAATCTGATGCAAtcgcaatttcgccaattcaagtcaTCAAGGATAAAACAGAAAACTCCGCAAATGGCATGGCAAAAAAGtggcagcaaaatcaagcatttctggcCGCAACAattggagaattattcggggctaaataataataatagtataaaaTATTAGGCTACAGCCCTGAAGGCCCAGGCTAGGATAAAGCCCAGTTAGTAGTTAGTTTCACTTTaggggttttaaaaaaacccgTTTTCCCCCTTCTTTCCTCTGTGCATTAAACATTACTAAAGAAagtgtattcttcttcttcttcttcttcttctgcttattattattattataagtctGTATATACGCACCTTATTGCTATGTTTTGTTCTGTTCCGCGTGCTCCGTGTCCATGAGTGTATTGGTTTCACTTTCAAAAATTTGACAACATTTTCTACAGGATTACCACCAGAGGGCGCTGTTTAACCGAATGGCTAAAAGGGACAAAAATTGAATGATAAAAATGGATTTAGTAAAATCTGATTTTGAGTGGTTAAGTTTTAATAAGAATGTATTAAAACAGTTAACATTTTGATTAAATGAGGGCTATCCTATAATTTCTGACCATGTGCTGA from Ictalurus furcatus strain D&B chromosome 6, Billie_1.0, whole genome shotgun sequence includes:
- the LOC128609075 gene encoding uncharacterized protein LOC128609075 isoform X1, yielding MDIITSNKVKLIKWLRVDEYILQHVQCRKLITMDEYTKLKNLSNPGTQITELLDLMLQKGQSVCMDFLKLLKEDDVNESSPELKKWITSVNTCLEIKAAPQIAGQSSGSSVNITEDDTSSVYVPIISGGKISVLSMETNISLQKRTDEKPMRSGFSDQELEIKAAPQHSGQSSGSSVNISATDGSSVYVPMISGSQISSLSMNMNTNFQKRTDEKPLRSGFSDRELDNQEFLRKNRGELIDNVKTVDRIVDDLHFTNEMAANVQAEKTEQAKMRKVLEYTNSKIAAQLLVAALWKHAKDVMEELTTT